The following coding sequences are from one Nicotiana tomentosiformis chromosome 3, ASM39032v3, whole genome shotgun sequence window:
- the LOC104092030 gene encoding pectinesterase inhibitor 4-like: MEVYSTCKNLTFPLLAFVLFISLTSPAATAAKISRPAYTNFVKTKCKITTYPSLCQKTLIPYASSVKINSTRLCKAALNVAINGARNATVAVSELKRKKGITKIEAAAIKDCFEDVKDAVYELKLAVDAMGHLSDKDKEFQLANAKTYASAVITDADSCTEGFSGRKVNPAVKKIVNSCMATITKLASNALALINHLY; this comes from the coding sequence ATGGAGGTGTACTCTACTTGCAAAAACTTGACGTTTCCCCTTTTGGCATTTGTTTTATTCATTTCGCTAACTTCGCCTGCAGCCACAGCTGCCAAAATCTCTCGGCCAGCCTACACAAACTTCGTCAAAACCAAATGCAAGATCACCACATACCCTTCACTTTGCCAGAAAACACTAATTCCCTACGCTTCTTCAGTGAAAATCAATTCCACAAGGCTATGCAAAGCAGCCCTTAACGTAGCCATAAATGGCGCTCGCAACGCCACTGTTGCTGTCTCGGAACTTAAAAGGAAAAAGGGTATAACCAAAATTGAAGCCGCCGCTATTAAAGACTGTTTTGAAGATGTCAAGGATGCTGTATACGAACTCAAACTGGCTGTTGACGCAATGGGACATTTGAGTGATAAAGATAAAGAATTCCAGTTGGCTAATGCCAAGACATATGCAAGTGCTGTAATAACAGACGCAGATTCATGCACCGAAGGTTTCTCCGGTCGAAAGGTAAATCCAGCTGTGAAGAAAATAGTAAATAGTTGCATGGCAACTATTACCAAACTTGCTAGCAATGCGTTAGCACTCATTAACCATCTTTATTAA
- the LOC104110804 gene encoding 21 kDa protein-like, whose product MAAAKLLFLAAVLSLFYLSGAADTATSFIKNSCKPTTYPDLCVASLSGYAQTIKNSQEQLIKTALSVSLDRAQSTKGFVSKLLKFKGLKPREYEAIKDCVEETSDSVDRLSKSVSELKEVDHSRGKDFLWHISNVETWVSAAITDENTCTDGFAGRALNGRIKASIRNRIANLAQVTSNALALINQYAAKH is encoded by the coding sequence ATGGCCGCAGCAAAGCTTCTATTTCTTGCAGCTGTGCTCTCTCTCTTCTACCTCTCCGGCGCGGCGGACACCGCCACCAGTTTCATCAAAAACTCTTGCAAACCCACTACTTATCCCGATCTGTGCGTCGCTTCCCTTTCCGGTTACGCACAGACCATAAAAAACAGCCAAGAACAGCTAATCAAAACAGCCTTGTCCGTAAGCCTGGACAGAGCCCAATCGACAAAGGGATTCGTAAGCAAGCTCTTGAAATTCAAGGGATTAAAGCCCAGAGAATACGAAGCTATTAAAGATTGCGTAGAGGAGACAAGTGATAGTGTAGATCGGCTAAGCAAATCGGTGAGTGAGCTCAAGGAAGTGGACCATAGCCGTGGGAAGGATTTCTTGTGGCATATTAGTAACGTGGAGACATGGGTCAGTGCGGCTATCACCGATGAGAATACTTGTACCGATGGGTTTGCGGGTCGGGCTTTAAATGGTAGGATTAAGGCTTCGATTAGAAACCGGATCGCTAATCTTGCTCAGGTCACTAGCAATGCACTGGCATTAATCAACCAATATGCTGCAAAGCATTAA